In Asterias amurensis chromosome 4, ASM3211899v1, one genomic interval encodes:
- the LOC139936613 gene encoding cyclic nucleotide-gated channel alpha-3-like produces MDKLLKKHKLISGGQSEANPTKATPPSSPSPPGDDELEAAEQGQVASSSRQSQHSNHSHHSQRSTHSQHSNHSNQSQNGGDDDDNDKPVTVTTVATNGASSGVVGVGGGDGRDGGSGSGHGDGGDNGAIDGAVTLFDDDTGDESDAEMRRKESAMGRIVGTLQVIKGWVTKGDGQTKRADSFLERLAMAGPQMEGRSRVGTELGDGGGDRPAQVWVIEKSDVFYYRWLLVITLAVLYNMYTIIARVSFRTLQENFVFLWVVLDYMCDIVYIMDIGVQFRTGYLEQGLLVRDTKKLRQCYMKSWMFKLDVLSMLPLDLFYLVPGVGINATILRTPRLLRGPRALECFDRTETVTNFPNVFRVINLILYIMIIIHWNACLYFIISDSIGHGTDGWVYPGGEGPFPINMENDTLIHQYIYSMYWSTLTLTTIGETPQPVLDIEYLFVVFDFLVGVLIFATIVGNVGTMISNMNATRAEFQNSMDGVKQYMNLRKVSKELEGRVIKWFDYLWSNKKTLDEEVILNTLPDKLRAEIAIHVHLDTLKRVSIFSDCEPGLLVELVLKLRPQIFSPGDYICRKGDIGREMYIVKQGKLQVVGEDGKVVFATLSEGSYFGEISILNVPGSLSGNRRTANVRSVGYSDLFCLSKDDLLDALKEYPDARTILEERGRMILMKDGLIDEEAAKKGTKTTEQAEQEEKLERLEANLNHLQTRFSRLLAEYSNSQMKLKQRITRLEKKMKGMKRESETTAPPQPPPSEPPREFYLQ; encoded by the exons ATGGACAAGTTACTGAAGAAGCACAAGTTAATCTCCGGAGGACAATCTGAAGCTAACCCGACCAAAGCTACGCCGCCCTCCTCGCCGTCACCACCCGGTGACGATGAGCTAGAGGCCGCTGAGCAGGGCCAGGTGGCGAGCTCTAGTCGCCAGTCACAGCACAGCAACCACTCACATCACAGTCAAAGGTCAACTCACAGCCAGCATTCCAACCACAGCAACCAATCACAGAATGGtggcgacgacgacgacaacgacaaGCCAGTCACTGTCACGACAGTCGCTACAAATGGCGCTAGTAGTGGTGTGGTTGGCGTTGGCGGTGGTGATGGCCGTGAtggtggcagtggcagtggccaCGGCGACGGCGGTGACAATGGCGCTATTGACGGCGCTGTCACCCTCTTCGACGACGACACTGGTGATGAAAGTGATGCCGAGATGAGGCGCAAAGAGTCGGCTATGGGTAGGATCGTTGGTACCTTACAGGTCATCAAGGGCTGGGTGACGAAGGGAGATGGACAAACCAAGAGAGCAGACTCTTTCCTGGAGCGTCTGGCCATGGCGGGTCCTCAGATGGAAGGACGATCAAGAGTTGGTACTGAACTCGGAGATGG TGGTGGCGATCGACCGGCCCAGGTGTGGGTAATCGAGAAGTCAGATGTGTTCTACTACCGTTGGTTATTGGTTATCACCCTAGCCGTACTGTACAACATGTATACCATCATCGCTCGGGTATCGTTTAGGACTCTGCAGGAAAACTTCGTGTTTTTGTGGGTCGTGCTTGATTACATGTGTGACATTGTGTACATTATGGATATAGGCGTCCAATTCAGAACAG GTTATCTGGAACAAGGGCTTCTTGTCCGAGATACCAAAAAGCTACGGCAATGCTACATGAAATCGTGGATGTTTAAACTGGATGTGCTGTCAATGCTTCCGCTGGATCTATTCTACTTGGTTCCTGGAGTCGGCATCAACGCGACCATACTCCGGACTCCTCGACTCCTCCGGGGTCCCAGAGCTCTCGAGTGCTTCGACCGCACGGAGACAGTCACCAACTTCCCCAATGTGTTCCGTGTTATCAACCTCATCCTGTACATTATGATTATTATCCACTGGAATGCTTGCCTTTATTTCATCATCTCTGATTCGATTGGACATGGTACAGACGGTTGGGTGTATCCAGGGGGAGAAGGACCCTTCCCCATAAATATGGAAAATGACACCCTTATACACCAATACATATACAGTATGTACTGGTCTACACTCACCCTCACTACGATAGGAGAGACACCCCAGCCTGTGTTAGACATTGAGTATCTCTTTGTGGTGTTTGACTTTCTGGTTGGCGTGCTTATATTCGCTACGATTGTTGGTAATGTCGGCACCATGATTAGCAACATGAACGCCACTAGAGCCGAGTTCCAGAATAGCATGGATGGTGTTAAGCAATATATGAACCTTCGTAAGGTCAGCAAGGAGTTGGAAGGCCGTGTCATTAAGTGGTTTGATTACCTCTGGTCGAACAAGAAAACACTGGACGAAGAGGTCATACTGAACACTCTTCCTGATAAACTCAGAGCAGAAATCGCCATCCATGTCCATTTAGACACTCTTAAAAGGGTGAGTATTTTCTCAGACTGTGAACCAGGCCTTCTCGTGGAGTTGGTCCTGAAGCTAAGACCTCAGATCTTTAGTCCCGGTGACTACATCTGTCGTAAAGGGGACATTGGGAGGGAGATGTACATCGTAAAACAAGGCAAGCTCCAGGTCGTCGGTGAGGATGGTAAGGTAGTCTTCGCCACACTGAGCGAAGGTAGCTACTTTGGAGAGATCAGCATCTTAAACGTCCCGGGGAGCCTTTCAGGAAACAGACGTACAGCAAACGTCCGAAGCGTTGGGTACTCGGACCTCTTCTGTCTCTCTAAAGACGATCTACTAGACGCCCTGAAGGAGTACCCTGACGCCAGGACCATACTAGAGGAGAGAGGTAGGATGATCCTCATGAAGGATGGTTTGATTGACGAGGAGGCAGCCAAGAAAGGTACCAAGACCACGGAGCAGGCCGAGCAAGAGGAGAAGTTAGAGCGCCTGGAAGCAAACCTGAACCATCTCCAGACGCGCTTCTCCAGACTGCTGGCCGAATACAGTAATTCTCAGATGAAGCTAAAGCAGAGGATTACCAGGCTTGAGAAGAAGATGAAAGGCATGAAGAGGGAGTCTGAGACGACGGCACCTCCCCAGCCTCCTCCAAGCGAGCCTCCAAGAGAATTTTACCTCCAGTAA